One Verrucomicrobiota bacterium genomic region harbors:
- a CDS encoding KamA family radical SAM protein, translating to MAQTHQSQPWFSGQGLWVDTPSDQWNNWSWQLRNRITSKEQLESYMTLTEAEDEGCEYASKKLALAITPYFFNLIDREDKDCPIRKQLIPQKNEMTVAPWETLDPLAEDSHLVVPGLVHRYPDRALFLVTDRCAAYCRYCTRSRLVSNSQGYDFYPQIEQAFEYLEKTPQIRDVLISGGDPLLLSDKKIDYLLSRLKAIKHIEFVRIGSRIPVFLPQRITPELCEIFLKHEPLWMSIHVNHPRECTEELKEATGRLARAGVPLGNQSVLLKGVNDEVDIMKDLVHRLLQMRVRPYYLYQLDAITGSSHFKVDIKKGIEIIQGLRGHTTGYAIPQYVIDAPQGGGKIPINPDYVECINDDEIVLRNFEGKIFRYSTGTLPQKGQNTSYPTELYA from the coding sequence ATGGCTCAAACACACCAATCTCAACCCTGGTTTAGCGGACAAGGACTTTGGGTAGATACTCCATCCGACCAATGGAATAATTGGAGCTGGCAACTGCGTAATAGGATAACATCAAAGGAACAACTCGAATCCTACATGACCTTGACTGAGGCCGAAGATGAAGGCTGTGAATACGCCAGCAAGAAACTGGCCCTCGCGATAACTCCCTATTTTTTCAATCTCATTGATCGAGAAGACAAAGATTGCCCCATTCGTAAACAGCTCATTCCTCAAAAAAATGAGATGACAGTGGCACCTTGGGAAACCCTCGATCCTCTTGCGGAAGATAGTCACCTGGTGGTTCCCGGTTTGGTGCACCGCTATCCTGATAGGGCATTATTTTTAGTAACTGATCGTTGCGCCGCTTATTGCCGTTACTGCACTCGAAGCAGGTTGGTAAGCAACAGCCAGGGATACGACTTTTATCCACAAATCGAACAAGCATTTGAATACTTAGAAAAAACGCCGCAAATCCGTGATGTGCTTATAAGCGGCGGAGACCCACTTCTTCTATCAGACAAAAAAATCGATTATTTGCTGAGCAGACTCAAAGCGATCAAGCACATAGAATTTGTCAGAATTGGATCCCGAATTCCTGTTTTTCTGCCTCAACGAATAACTCCCGAACTGTGTGAGATATTTTTAAAGCACGAACCCCTTTGGATGAGTATTCACGTAAACCATCCGAGAGAATGCACCGAGGAACTGAAGGAGGCAACTGGAAGGCTGGCTCGTGCAGGCGTCCCGTTAGGCAACCAATCAGTATTACTAAAAGGAGTGAATGATGAGGTGGATATCATGAAAGATCTCGTTCATCGCTTACTGCAAATGAGAGTACGACCGTATTATTTGTACCAACTCGACGCCATCACCGGAAGTAGTCACTTCAAAGTAGATATAAAAAAAGGTATTGAAATTATTCAGGGTCTGCGAGGCCATACAACCGGATACGCGATTCCGCAATACGTCATAGATGCTCCCCAAGGAGGTGGAAAAATTCCAATCAACCCAGATTACGTGGAGTGTATCAACGATGACGAAATCGTTTTGCGAAATTTCGAAGGTAAAATATTCCGATATTCTACAGGTACTCTGCCCCAAAAAGGGCAAAATACATCTTACCCAACGGAATTGTACGCCTAA
- the hisB gene encoding imidazoleglycerol-phosphate dehydratase HisB: MAEKRIVSISRKTAETDIALTINLDGTGEYQVDTGIPFFDHMLCLFAKHGLFDLDLKAVGDIEVDYHHTVEDVGIVLGDAIKQALGEKLGIRRYGFFILPMDESIARVTMDLSNRPFLKYDVQSPTNYIRDFNIVLIREFFQAVVNSLSANIHLKVEYGDEPHHIVEALFKCFARALDVATSVDPRTEGKLPSTKEKLT, from the coding sequence ATGGCAGAAAAACGCATAGTTTCTATCTCCCGAAAAACTGCGGAGACCGATATCGCATTGACGATAAACCTCGATGGAACCGGCGAGTATCAAGTGGATACGGGTATCCCGTTCTTCGACCACATGCTATGTCTGTTTGCAAAACATGGTTTATTTGATCTCGATCTCAAGGCTGTTGGGGATATCGAGGTTGATTATCACCACACCGTTGAGGATGTTGGTATTGTGTTGGGTGACGCCATCAAGCAAGCACTTGGCGAGAAGCTCGGAATTCGACGCTACGGATTTTTCATTCTACCCATGGATGAATCAATCGCACGTGTTACGATGGATTTGAGTAATAGGCCATTTCTGAAATACGATGTCCAATCCCCCACGAATTACATCCGTGATTTCAACATCGTGCTTATTCGGGAGTTTTTCCAAGCAGTAGTTAATAGTTTGAGTGCGAACATTCACTTGAAGGTTGAGTATGGAGATGAACCTCACCACATCGTGGAAGCTTTATTTAAATGCTTCGCCCGCGCTTTGGATGTGGCAACCTCTGTTGATCCCAGGACTGAAGGAAAGTTACCCTCGACTAAAGAAAAACTGACTTGA
- a CDS encoding MFS transporter: MTEHHSPKSQQKRENLLLSLAFNIAIPLFVLTKLSSPDRLGPVIALIVGLSFPLCYGIWDLLNRKQINFVSVLGIISVGLSGTFGLIEVDPFWLAVKEASIPLVIGTMVLLTFKTKRPLIKTFLYNPQILNVELIDRKLDETNTRPSFNRIFAYCNWLLVLSFGISGILNYFLARIIVTTHPASDLAAFNAELGKMSALSWPVIAVPSTVIMMLALWKLISGLTKLTGLKFEEMMHEPPKKVPKKPKE; this comes from the coding sequence ATGACCGAACACCATAGTCCCAAATCTCAACAAAAAAGGGAAAATCTGTTACTGAGCCTGGCATTCAACATTGCGATTCCGTTGTTTGTCCTCACCAAATTAAGCAGCCCCGATCGGTTGGGCCCAGTTATTGCGCTCATAGTTGGACTTTCATTCCCGCTTTGTTACGGAATCTGGGATCTTCTTAATAGGAAACAGATAAATTTCGTATCTGTACTTGGGATAATAAGCGTTGGGCTGAGCGGCACATTTGGATTGATTGAAGTAGATCCTTTTTGGCTGGCAGTTAAGGAAGCCTCCATACCTTTGGTTATTGGAACCATGGTTTTGTTAACTTTCAAAACCAAACGCCCCTTGATTAAAACATTTCTATATAATCCCCAAATCCTGAATGTTGAATTGATTGATAGAAAACTGGATGAAACAAACACCCGACCCTCTTTCAACAGGATTTTTGCTTACTGCAATTGGTTACTGGTTCTTTCCTTTGGAATAAGTGGAATCCTGAATTACTTTCTCGCAAGAATCATCGTAACCACCCACCCAGCGAGTGACCTGGCAGCCTTCAATGCAGAACTAGGTAAAATGAGTGCGTTAAGTTGGCCGGTTATCGCGGTCCCGAGTACGGTGATAATGATGTTGGCACTTTGGAAACTCATATCTGGACTTACCAAACTCACTGGTCTGAAGTTCGAGGAAATGATGCACGAGCCTCCGAAAAAGGTGCCAAAAAAACCGAAAGAGTAG
- the hisD gene encoding histidinol dehydrogenase has product MPTFKYGAAGFYKRLKSFAEDAAGSSQVEIIVSDILKAIETSGDSALFEITERLDGAKLNSKSLRVSEAELKAGEKSLSAKDRKAIRESIKNVQLFNHESLPKNWSKKNLHGATVGERYYPIRRVGIYVPGGTVPLVSTVVMTTTLARIAKVPEICVCTPPNVEGEIAPAMAGVLSMCEIKEVYKIGGAQAVAAMAYGTKSVSPVDKIYGPGNAYVNEAKRQLFGRVGIDLLPGPSELMVIADSTAEPRFVAADLLAQAEHGSGKERVYLVSTSEKLIEAVNGCLKEQLPSLGHKDSISKVLKKNYAIIPVPDLDAAIDVANFIAPEHMELQVEPNKISYLSNAITTAGAILQGRYSATALGDFTAGPSHELPTGRVGRFLSGLTIGDFFRRSSIVRYEQAHLQNAAETIEVFARLENLDAHGRSVSIRAK; this is encoded by the coding sequence ATGCCGACTTTCAAATATGGGGCAGCTGGTTTCTACAAGCGTTTGAAATCCTTTGCTGAAGATGCTGCGGGCTCTTCGCAGGTTGAGATTATCGTATCGGACATTCTCAAGGCTATTGAAACATCAGGGGACTCGGCGCTTTTCGAAATCACCGAAAGGCTGGATGGTGCCAAACTGAATTCCAAATCCCTTCGAGTAAGTGAAGCCGAATTGAAAGCGGGTGAAAAGAGTCTTTCGGCTAAGGATCGAAAGGCTATTCGAGAATCGATTAAGAATGTTCAGCTCTTTAACCATGAATCTCTACCCAAGAACTGGTCCAAAAAGAATCTACATGGGGCAACTGTTGGTGAGCGTTACTATCCTATTAGGCGCGTCGGGATTTATGTTCCCGGTGGTACGGTTCCTTTGGTTTCAACGGTAGTAATGACTACCACATTGGCCAGGATAGCCAAGGTACCTGAAATTTGCGTGTGCACTCCGCCCAATGTGGAAGGGGAAATCGCACCTGCCATGGCGGGCGTTCTGTCCATGTGCGAAATAAAGGAGGTCTATAAAATTGGTGGTGCCCAAGCTGTTGCTGCCATGGCCTACGGTACCAAATCCGTTTCACCTGTGGATAAAATCTATGGGCCAGGAAATGCCTATGTGAATGAAGCAAAGCGTCAGTTGTTTGGGAGAGTCGGTATCGATCTCCTTCCAGGACCAAGCGAGTTGATGGTGATTGCAGATTCGACTGCTGAACCGCGATTTGTTGCTGCCGATTTATTGGCCCAGGCTGAACATGGTTCCGGAAAGGAGCGTGTTTACCTTGTTTCAACTTCTGAGAAACTGATCGAGGCAGTGAATGGGTGTCTCAAGGAACAATTGCCAAGTCTTGGTCACAAAGATTCGATTTCAAAGGTGCTGAAAAAAAACTATGCTATTATTCCCGTGCCAGATCTTGATGCGGCCATTGACGTGGCCAATTTCATCGCACCTGAGCATATGGAATTACAAGTGGAACCGAATAAGATTTCCTATCTTTCAAACGCCATTACGACAGCTGGTGCTATTTTGCAGGGCCGTTATTCCGCCACTGCTTTGGGAGACTTTACGGCTGGTCCGAGTCATGAGCTCCCAACTGGAAGAGTGGGACGTTTCCTGAGTGGATTAACCATTGGAGATTTTTTTCGAAGAAGCAGCATTGTGCGGTATGAGCAAGCCCATCTCCAGAATGCTGCGGAAACCATAGAGGTTTTCGCGCGGTTAGAAAATCTCGACGCTCACGGAAGATCAGTATCTATTCGGGCAAAGTAG
- the hisC gene encoding histidinol-phosphate transaminase, with the protein MKPNPSISDRALEHVQAMESYVPGKQPQDTDWIKLNTNENPYPPSPRVEAAIAEVSGDSMRKYPSPISANLRENLARHFGLPNSDWAFVGNGSDEILNLLMRVFCGGERNGGYMVPSYSLYPVLLSIQNAKAVPVRYDSSMSIPVEAVATCGANIFFLTSPNAPTGVGIPSETIRRLAESFPGILVIDEAYAAFAEEDAISLIEEFPSLCVTRTFSKSHGLAGVRIGCLLGNPEIVELLDKVRDSYNVNLLSQAAGIAALSDTDYYEEVIEKIKRTRDFYVNLWDRNGWKTYPSQANYIFTEPSNFRGEKGPEVAKSLFDFLLGRKILVRYFGNDVLTESFLRISVGSESEMLTLNESMDQWQKNA; encoded by the coding sequence ATGAAACCGAATCCGTCAATATCAGACCGGGCGCTTGAGCATGTCCAAGCTATGGAATCCTATGTACCTGGTAAACAACCACAGGATACGGATTGGATAAAACTGAATACCAATGAGAATCCTTATCCACCGAGTCCACGCGTTGAAGCTGCGATTGCTGAAGTGTCCGGGGATTCCATGAGGAAGTATCCAAGTCCAATCAGTGCCAATTTACGCGAAAATCTGGCGCGGCATTTCGGATTACCAAATTCAGATTGGGCATTTGTAGGAAATGGGTCTGATGAAATATTGAATCTTTTAATGCGTGTGTTTTGCGGCGGGGAAAGAAATGGCGGCTACATGGTCCCGAGCTATTCCTTATATCCCGTGTTACTTTCAATTCAGAATGCAAAAGCGGTGCCGGTTCGTTATGATTCCTCAATGAGTATTCCGGTGGAGGCTGTCGCGACCTGTGGTGCAAATATTTTCTTTCTGACTTCTCCGAATGCTCCAACCGGGGTTGGCATTCCTTCCGAGACGATTCGCAGATTGGCAGAGTCTTTTCCAGGGATTCTGGTTATCGATGAGGCATATGCTGCATTTGCAGAAGAAGACGCGATCTCCCTGATCGAAGAGTTCCCATCTCTTTGTGTGACTCGGACCTTTTCAAAATCTCACGGTTTGGCCGGCGTGCGTATTGGATGTCTGTTGGGAAATCCCGAGATTGTTGAACTGCTCGACAAAGTTCGGGATAGTTATAATGTGAATCTTCTTTCCCAGGCCGCAGGTATCGCAGCGCTCTCCGACACCGATTATTACGAGGAAGTTATTGAGAAAATAAAGCGTACTCGGGATTTTTACGTCAACCTGTGGGACCGGAACGGTTGGAAAACCTATCCCTCTCAAGCCAACTATATCTTTACTGAACCAAGTAACTTTCGAGGTGAAAAAGGCCCTGAAGTCGCTAAATCCCTGTTTGACTTTCTGCTCGGGCGAAAAATTCTAGTGCGGTATTTTGGCAATGATGTGCTTACTGAATCTTTTCTTAGAATCAGTGTAGGTTCTGAGTCTGAAATGTTAACCTTAAATGAATCGATGGACCAATGGCAGAAAAACGCATAG
- a CDS encoding citrate synthase, whose amino-acid sequence MSETATITVDGKDYEYPVISGTEGEKAVDVRKLRSNTGYITFDDGYGNTGSCLSDITFVNGEAGILRYRGIPIEELAEHSSFLSVAHLVIYGHLPTKEEYGVFAGNVSNNAALPESFRHHFSGFPSDAHPMAVLSGMLNAIGCYYPKMTSNDRARDLEHFDQSAAFLISKVRTIAAMTYRMGAKLPFVDPRLKADYVEDFLHMMFTREDSEYQTSPEISKALDLFFLLHADHEQNCSTSTVRMVASGGANMFASVSAGVSALWGPLHGGANTAVIKMLQTIHESGDDGSKFIEAAKTGKARLMGFGHRVYKNFDPRAKILGKAAEDLLSSLGEPDPLLDIARNLAKAALEDEYFVQRKLYPNVDFYSGIILKSIGIPIEMFTVMFAIGRMPGWIANWREIALGSKRIHRPRQIYTGKVDQHFVPIDER is encoded by the coding sequence ATGTCAGAAACAGCGACAATTACCGTTGACGGTAAGGACTACGAATATCCCGTCATTTCCGGGACGGAAGGAGAAAAAGCGGTAGACGTACGAAAATTACGATCGAATACCGGTTACATAACGTTTGACGATGGATATGGTAACACGGGATCCTGTCTCAGCGACATCACCTTTGTAAATGGTGAGGCCGGCATATTACGCTACCGAGGTATTCCTATTGAAGAACTGGCTGAGCATTCCTCTTTCTTAAGTGTCGCTCATCTGGTTATTTATGGGCACTTGCCGACCAAAGAAGAATATGGCGTGTTCGCAGGAAACGTAAGTAATAACGCAGCGCTCCCTGAAAGTTTCAGGCATCATTTTTCCGGATTTCCCTCGGATGCACACCCCATGGCTGTGTTAAGTGGAATGCTAAATGCCATTGGCTGTTATTATCCGAAGATGACCTCAAATGATCGGGCCCGGGATCTTGAACATTTTGACCAGTCAGCCGCGTTTTTGATTTCCAAAGTGCGAACGATTGCCGCCATGACGTACCGCATGGGAGCTAAGCTCCCTTTCGTTGACCCACGGCTCAAGGCCGATTACGTGGAAGACTTTCTGCATATGATGTTTACCCGGGAAGATTCTGAGTACCAAACCTCTCCGGAAATCTCCAAGGCGCTAGACCTGTTTTTTCTGTTGCACGCCGATCATGAACAAAACTGTTCAACCTCGACCGTGCGCATGGTCGCCAGTGGCGGAGCCAATATGTTTGCTTCTGTTTCAGCGGGCGTATCTGCGCTCTGGGGACCGCTTCATGGTGGCGCAAACACAGCAGTAATTAAAATGCTGCAGACGATTCATGAATCCGGGGATGATGGAAGCAAGTTTATCGAAGCCGCCAAAACAGGCAAAGCGCGGTTAATGGGATTTGGTCACAGGGTTTATAAAAACTTTGATCCACGAGCTAAGATTCTGGGTAAAGCTGCTGAGGATTTATTGAGTAGCTTGGGCGAGCCGGACCCTCTGCTCGATATCGCTCGCAATCTGGCAAAAGCCGCACTCGAAGATGAGTACTTCGTTCAACGGAAACTCTATCCCAATGTGGATTTTTACAGCGGTATTATTCTCAAGAGTATCGGCATTCCGATTGAAATGTTCACGGTGATGTTCGCCATTGGCCGTATGCCTGGTTGGATTGCGAACTGGCGTGAAATAGCTCTTGGATCAAAACGGATACATCGTCCACGTCAGATCTACACCGGAAAAGTAGACCAGCATTTCGTCCCCATAGACGAACGCTGA
- a CDS encoding calcium/sodium antiporter → MESFLHEFVAERSTLILLGILAVMLFILAKGADSLVDKAVEISHTAGIPKALIGATIVSLGTTLPEASVSVLAAIEGNAGLALGNAVGSIICDTGLILGLGALLKPLPLDRRVVNRQGWIQLGSGILLILFCLPFSHINRIFDTGGQLPRIGGFIFLMLLVAYFFWSYLAAMKAENRESNGADNVLTWQTISKDLIIMGAAIGAVILSSKVLIVCAEELAYRLNVPESVIAASLVAFGTSLPELVTVMSSIKKGQGELAIGNIIGADILNVLFVAGAAAAVTTGGLEVPPDFFTIHFPVMLGLLIVFRVGIVVCKTHLSRLFGGILLGIYLTFLVANYFV, encoded by the coding sequence ATGGAATCTTTTCTCCACGAGTTTGTTGCCGAGCGATCTACGCTGATCCTGTTGGGCATTTTAGCAGTGATGCTTTTCATCCTAGCCAAAGGTGCTGACTCACTTGTCGATAAGGCGGTGGAGATCTCTCATACCGCTGGAATTCCAAAGGCTCTCATTGGAGCAACCATTGTTAGTTTGGGAACCACACTGCCCGAGGCCTCCGTTTCTGTTTTAGCTGCTATTGAGGGTAATGCAGGTCTTGCTTTGGGGAATGCTGTCGGATCTATCATTTGCGATACTGGCTTGATATTGGGATTAGGAGCTTTGCTTAAGCCACTTCCGTTGGACCGACGGGTTGTAAATCGACAAGGTTGGATTCAGTTGGGGTCTGGAATTCTTTTAATACTGTTTTGCTTACCGTTTTCGCATATTAATCGGATCTTCGATACCGGAGGACAGTTACCTCGAATCGGTGGATTTATTTTTCTGATGTTGTTGGTAGCATACTTTTTCTGGAGCTATCTTGCTGCAATGAAGGCCGAGAATCGGGAGTCTAACGGGGCTGATAACGTTTTAACTTGGCAGACCATAAGCAAGGATCTGATCATTATGGGAGCGGCTATAGGAGCTGTCATTCTCTCCTCCAAAGTATTGATTGTTTGCGCTGAGGAGCTCGCTTATCGGTTGAATGTTCCCGAGAGTGTTATTGCAGCGTCTTTAGTCGCCTTTGGGACATCGCTTCCTGAATTGGTTACTGTTATGAGCTCCATTAAAAAGGGGCAGGGGGAGTTGGCTATCGGTAACATTATTGGGGCCGATATCTTAAATGTCCTTTTTGTAGCCGGGGCAGCAGCGGCAGTTACAACTGGCGGGTTGGAAGTTCCTCCGGACTTTTTCACAATTCACTTTCCGGTCATGTTGGGGCTTCTAATTGTTTTTCGAGTAGGAATCGTTGTTTGTAAGACGCATCTAAGTCGTCTGTTTGGCGGTATTCTTCTTGGGATTTATCTAACTTTCCTCGTAGCGAACTACTTTGTGTAA
- the hisH gene encoding imidazole glycerol phosphate synthase subunit HisH, translating to MKPKLAVIDYGMGNLRSVSKAFEVCGADVSLVTSPEEIKDAAGLVLPGVGALGDCIAGLRACQLVDTVKGWIAEDRPFFGVCLGFQALYDFSEEGSVDGLGVFPGLVKRFQLPKEYKVPHMGWNTVSFKDSNDPIVAGLKSEEDQFYFVHSYFVSPEEVGSAFFQTEYGSSFASGIKVGNCVATQFHPEKSQAKGLQLYGNFLKLVENT from the coding sequence GTGAAACCTAAATTGGCAGTAATCGACTACGGCATGGGAAACCTCCGTAGCGTTTCCAAAGCATTTGAAGTGTGTGGCGCAGACGTTAGCTTGGTAACTTCGCCTGAAGAAATCAAAGATGCGGCGGGCTTGGTCTTACCTGGCGTTGGGGCGCTCGGCGATTGTATCGCAGGGCTTCGAGCATGCCAGTTGGTGGATACCGTTAAAGGTTGGATCGCAGAAGACCGCCCGTTTTTCGGTGTCTGTCTGGGGTTTCAAGCACTTTATGATTTTTCTGAAGAAGGGTCAGTTGACGGATTGGGTGTTTTCCCCGGTCTGGTTAAACGGTTCCAACTTCCTAAAGAATATAAAGTTCCCCACATGGGATGGAACACGGTCTCTTTTAAGGATAGCAATGATCCAATTGTTGCTGGGCTTAAATCTGAAGAAGATCAGTTTTATTTCGTTCACAGTTACTTCGTTTCACCCGAAGAAGTGGGTTCAGCTTTCTTCCAAACCGAGTACGGCAGCAGCTTCGCGAGTGGGATAAAAGTCGGGAATTGTGTGGCTACTCAATTCCACCCAGAAAAAAGTCAGGCAAAAGGGCTGCAGTTATACGGAAATTTTCTGAAATTAGTTGAAAATACTTAA
- a CDS encoding sigma-54 dependent transcriptional regulator, with amino-acid sequence MPASILIVDDEKHTREGLQFALEDTYDVYLASDADQAFNLMDSEPFDVVLTDLRMSGKSGLKVIDYALTLPKKPVCIMMTAYGNVETAVEAMRRGAFDFLTKPVNLERLEILIKRALNSRKIETENHELHQRLDTKFSFKGLVGNSAALAAVIDRVKLVAPSRATVLLEGETGTGKELIAQAIHQNSDRSRKPFIAVNCAALSSNLLESELFGHEKGAFTGAVEKRIGRFEASNDGTLFLDEIGEIDASIQIKLLRFLETKTFERVGSIKPISVDTRLVCATNQNLKDMVEKGEFREDLYYRLNVVPIFLPPLRERKDDIPLLLNHFLKFYAKENGVPLPQLDTSAVHVLQEYKWPGNIRELRNFAENTVVLHRGGIITEYDLDNRFREGAPVMVHTEGVQSNLSVEENEKHLLRKALTQVKGNRTKAAALMGISRRTLHRKLVQWPELDTTGKAGS; translated from the coding sequence ATGCCTGCTTCCATTCTCATAGTAGATGATGAAAAACACACGCGGGAAGGCCTGCAATTCGCTCTGGAGGATACCTACGATGTATACTTGGCGAGTGATGCGGATCAGGCATTTAATCTCATGGACAGTGAACCATTCGATGTCGTACTCACTGACTTACGAATGTCGGGGAAATCCGGCCTTAAGGTTATTGATTACGCGCTTACATTACCGAAAAAGCCCGTATGCATTATGATGACGGCCTATGGGAATGTCGAGACAGCCGTTGAGGCAATGAGGCGCGGCGCCTTTGATTTTCTTACAAAACCGGTGAACTTGGAGCGGCTCGAAATTTTGATAAAACGGGCGCTAAACTCACGGAAAATTGAAACCGAAAACCACGAGCTTCATCAGCGTTTGGACACGAAGTTCAGTTTCAAGGGGCTGGTTGGAAATTCAGCTGCCCTGGCTGCGGTTATTGATCGGGTAAAGTTGGTAGCACCTTCCAGGGCAACTGTTTTGTTGGAAGGTGAAACAGGAACTGGGAAAGAGTTAATTGCTCAGGCCATTCATCAAAATAGTGATCGTTCCAGAAAGCCGTTTATTGCGGTGAATTGTGCAGCGCTCTCATCCAATCTCCTCGAAAGCGAATTGTTTGGCCATGAAAAGGGTGCATTTACCGGAGCCGTTGAAAAACGCATTGGGCGTTTCGAAGCCTCCAACGACGGCACCTTATTTTTAGATGAGATTGGAGAGATTGATGCCTCTATCCAGATTAAGCTTCTTCGTTTTCTTGAAACAAAAACGTTTGAGCGTGTCGGCAGCATCAAGCCTATTTCTGTTGATACCCGTCTCGTTTGTGCGACGAATCAAAATCTTAAGGATATGGTTGAGAAAGGAGAGTTTCGGGAAGATTTGTACTACCGGTTAAACGTAGTGCCCATTTTCTTACCGCCCTTGCGTGAAAGAAAAGATGATATTCCCTTGTTGCTAAATCATTTCCTCAAATTTTATGCGAAAGAAAATGGAGTTCCATTACCTCAACTTGACACCAGTGCGGTTCACGTTTTGCAGGAGTACAAATGGCCTGGAAATATTCGGGAGCTGAGAAATTTTGCTGAGAATACCGTAGTTTTACACCGAGGAGGAATCATTACCGAATACGATCTCGACAACAGGTTCAGGGAAGGCGCTCCAGTCATGGTGCATACTGAAGGTGTTCAATCGAACCTTTCGGTTGAGGAGAATGAAAAACATCTTTTGCGCAAAGCACTGACTCAAGTTAAAGGTAACCGAACAAAGGCTGCTGCATTGATGGGGATCTCTCGCAGAACACTCCATCGAAAACTTGTTCAATGGCCGGAGTTGGATACCACGGGGAAAGCAGGATCCTGA
- a CDS encoding ATP-binding protein, whose amino-acid sequence MKEKRHSPLDRVLGQLDHLDETNLQNLINRLAQERALFEGIFNTVREGILVVSREGIIEYTNKEGMKIVGLKESNIGSAILWKWIPDLAPVINMDGEEPIFADLASVTREIEMTYPDHRFVRAYMVPFEGFQDMDPHFVVILSDITKDVMSTEEKIESEKISSIFLLAAGVAHELGNPLNSLTIHLQLMERQLDQIRDEKVRAKLERSLKICIGEVERQDGIITHFLEAIRPSPPDFQDTNLTEVLESVLQVQEQELLNSKVTVEMEIGDEAPVIAGDMNQMKQVFFNIIKNAREAMKEGGTLQIQTRSDDDYFYVIIADSGEGIEKEDLASVFQPYYSTKDSGSGLGLMIVNRILRDHGGQVGIDSKPGMGTVISLKFPKKHRRIRLLPQSE is encoded by the coding sequence ATGAAAGAAAAACGCCACTCTCCCCTTGATCGTGTTTTAGGTCAGTTGGACCATCTGGATGAGACCAACTTACAAAACCTGATCAATCGACTTGCTCAGGAGCGAGCCTTGTTTGAAGGCATATTTAATACGGTTCGAGAGGGAATATTAGTAGTTTCCCGGGAAGGCATCATTGAATATACGAACAAAGAGGGCATGAAAATTGTTGGACTTAAGGAATCAAATATTGGGTCAGCGATTTTGTGGAAATGGATTCCGGATTTGGCTCCAGTTATCAACATGGATGGAGAAGAGCCGATCTTTGCAGACCTTGCTTCGGTGACTCGTGAAATTGAAATGACTTATCCTGATCATCGATTTGTTCGAGCCTACATGGTCCCTTTTGAAGGATTTCAGGATATGGATCCACACTTTGTTGTCATCCTCTCGGATATAACAAAGGATGTCATGTCGACGGAGGAAAAGATCGAATCCGAAAAAATATCCTCTATCTTTCTTTTAGCTGCGGGCGTAGCCCACGAGTTGGGAAATCCTCTAAATTCTTTAACCATCCATTTGCAACTCATGGAGCGGCAACTGGATCAGATCCGGGATGAGAAAGTTCGAGCAAAACTGGAGCGGTCTCTCAAAATTTGCATCGGAGAAGTTGAGCGCCAGGATGGAATTATTACCCATTTCCTTGAGGCAATTCGTCCTTCCCCGCCGGATTTCCAGGACACAAACCTGACAGAGGTTCTGGAATCCGTTCTTCAAGTACAGGAGCAGGAACTGCTCAATTCGAAGGTGACCGTTGAAATGGAAATCGGAGATGAAGCACCGGTGATCGCTGGGGACATGAACCAAATGAAGCAGGTGTTTTTTAATATCATCAAGAATGCGAGAGAAGCGATGAAAGAGGGCGGGACATTGCAGATTCAAACTCGCTCGGATGATGATTATTTTTATGTTATTATTGCAGATTCAGGTGAAGGCATTGAGAAGGAAGATTTAGCCAGCGTGTTCCAGCCATACTATTCAACCAAGGATTCGGGAAGCGGGTTAGGTCTGATGATTGTGAACCGTATTTTACGGGATCACGGTGGCCAAGTAGGCATTGACAGCAAACCTGGCATGGGCACGGTAATTTCTCTAAAGTTTCCTAAAAAACATCGACGGATTCGGCTTTTGCCTCAATCCGAATAA